GCCGGCAGCCAGTGCAGCGCCGTCGAGGACAGCACGGCGTGCGGGCGCCGCCCGTCGAGCACCCGCGTCCACGTCGGGTCCCAGAGGTCCGCCTCGCGGAACGCGACCCGGTCGCCGTGCCCGGCGAGCGCCAGCCGGCCGAGCTCGAGCAGCATCGGGTCGTAGTCGACAGCGACGCACGTCGCGCCGGGGAACCGGTCCAGCACCCGCGCGGAGACCGAGCCCGGTCCGCACGCCAGGTCGACGACGAGCGCGCCGGGCGGCACGGTCTCGGCCAGCACGTCGAGCATGACGGCGAACCGGTCCTCGCGGCGGTTGATGTACGCGGCCTGCTGGCGGTCCCACGCGGCGAGGTGCTCGCGGGCCCAGGCGGTCGTCGGGGCGCTCACGCGTCCGCCCCCGCGAACCCGACGAGCGCGTCCGACAGCGTCGCGAGCGCGTCCACGCTGCGGACCGACGGGTCCATCTCCGTGGCCGGGATCGCGACGAGCCGGTCGGCCCGCACCGCGGACAGCTCGGCGGTCACCGTGTCGTCGCGCAGCATCGCGGTCTTGTCCGCGGCGCTGTCCCCGGCGAGCCCGCGCGACAGGTCGGCGAGCACCAGGACGTCCGGGTCGCGCTGGGCGATCTCGTCCCAGCTCGTCTCGGCCCACTGCGCGTCGAGGTCCGCGAACGCGTTGCGACCGCCCGCGAGCTCCGTGAGCGTCTGCGGCAGCCCGGTGCCGCCCGCGACGATCGGCGCGCCGTCGATCGTCGAGTACAGCCAGGCGACGTCGAGGTCGCCGGCGTCGGGCGCGAACGCGGTCACGGCGTCGAGCACCTCCTGCTGCCCGCGGACCAGCTCCGCGCCGCGCTCCTCGACGCCGAAGACGGCGGCCAGGTCCGTGACCCCGGCGAAGATCCGGTCGAAGCCGGTGTCCCCGGTGACGAGGGAGGGGTCCTCGCAGTCGTTCGCGGACAGGTACGCGGGAACCCCGAGGTCGGCGAGCTCGGTGCGGGCGCCGACCGCGTCCGCACCGAACGCCGAGGCGCGCATCGAGTAGACGAAGTCCGGGTCCGTCGCACGGAGCTGCTCGGCGGTCGGGTACTGGGCGGCCAGCACCGGCACCTCGGCGTAGGCGTCGGCGTACTCGGGCGCGACGGCGTCGGTGAGGTAGCTCGTGCCGGCCATCCGGTCCTCGAGCCCGAGCGCGAGCAGCAGCTCGGTGGCGCCCTGCTCGAGGGTGACGGCGCGCTCCGGCGGCGCCGGGACCGTGACGTCGAGGCCGCAGCTCGTCAGCGTGACGGGGGCGGCGGTCGAGCCGCTGCCGGCGGCGGGCGCGGCGGCGGGGGCGCTCGCGCACCCCGCGAGCACGGCGACGACGGCCGCCGTGACAGGAATGAGAATCGTTCGCATGAACGGGATCGTACGCGACCGTCCCGTCACCCGGCGCGGTGGCCGGTGGCGGAGAGCTGCCGCGGCAGTCGCCCGCCCCGGAGGGCGTCGCCGCTCGCTAGTGTCGCCAGCGTGCCGGACGACGAGAAGCTCGAGATCGCCGCGCTGGGCGCCGCCCTCAAGGTGGAGCGCCAGCGCCAGCGGCTGTCCGTGAAGACGCTCAGCGAGCTGTCCGGCGTGAGCTTCGGCCTCATCAGCGAGCTGGAGCGCGGCAAGGGCAACCCGAGCTTCGTCTCGCTGCACCGGCTGGCCGCCGCGCTGCAGGTCACGCTGCCCAAGCTGCTGTCGGGCCTCGGCGGCGACGAGATGGTGGTGCGCGCGCAGGAGCGGCACCGGCTGCCCGAGACGCCCGGGGTCGCGGCGCCGCCCGTGCGGGAGCTGCTGACGCCCCGCATGCAGTCGAACCTGCAGCTCATCCGCTCGACTCTGCCGGCCGGCTTCACCAACGAGGGCCGGCCGTTCCGGCACCTCGGCACGGAGTCGGTGCTCGTGGAGGAGGGCCGGCTGCTGGTCGTGCA
This is a stretch of genomic DNA from Cellulomonas sp. ES6. It encodes these proteins:
- a CDS encoding helix-turn-helix domain-containing protein → MPDDEKLEIAALGAALKVERQRQRLSVKTLSELSGVSFGLISELERGKGNPSFVSLHRLAAALQVTLPKLLSGLGGDEMVVRAQERHRLPETPGVAAPPVRELLTPRMQSNLQLIRSTLPAGFTNEGRPFRHLGTESVLVEEGRLLVVHGERRVELGPGDAMTYGCSTPHWWANAHDGVTVVLGAVSPTES
- a CDS encoding ABC transporter substrate-binding protein codes for the protein MRTILIPVTAAVVAVLAGCASAPAAAPAAGSGSTAAPVTLTSCGLDVTVPAPPERAVTLEQGATELLLALGLEDRMAGTSYLTDAVAPEYADAYAEVPVLAAQYPTAEQLRATDPDFVYSMRASAFGADAVGARTELADLGVPAYLSANDCEDPSLVTGDTGFDRIFAGVTDLAAVFGVEERGAELVRGQQEVLDAVTAFAPDAGDLDVAWLYSTIDGAPIVAGGTGLPQTLTELAGGRNAFADLDAQWAETSWDEIAQRDPDVLVLADLSRGLAGDSAADKTAMLRDDTVTAELSAVRADRLVAIPATEMDPSVRSVDALATLSDALVGFAGADA
- a CDS encoding class I SAM-dependent methyltransferase codes for the protein MSAPTTAWAREHLAAWDRQQAAYINRREDRFAVMLDVLAETVPPGALVVDLACGPGSVSARVLDRFPGATCVAVDYDPMLLELGRLALAGHGDRVAFREADLWDPTWTRVLDGRRPHAVLSSTALHWLPADVLTRVYRDVAEVLEPGGVLLNADHLRQPGGRLLFEELARRDDVATQERDRAAGALSWDEWFSALAAHPHLAPLAAERERRFAGRPPNPDLGLAFHVAALRAGGFREAGPVWQHLDDYVVLAQR